From the Anopheles coustani chromosome X, idAnoCousDA_361_x.2, whole genome shotgun sequence genome, one window contains:
- the LOC131269716 gene encoding glutamine-dependent NAD(+) synthetase, which translates to MGHTVRVAVATLNQWAMDFQGNLERILRSIEIAVAGGATYRTGPELEVSGYSCEDHFHEPDTYLHCWEVLLELMRAPAAQNMLIDVGMPVQHRNVAYNCRVAFYNERIVLVRPKMIMCDDGNYRETRWFSPWTKERQTEELQLPRFVALALGQETVPIGDAVIATRDTCLGYEICEELWNPRSKHIDMSLAGVEIIVNGSGSYMQLRKAHITTDLIRNASYKAGGAYLFSNLRGCDGQRVYFNGCSAVALNGQVVARGRQFALGEVEVTVAAFDLQDIRAYRGALRSRSSLAASTPTYPRIQLPIELAGLAANWHTTPAGEPQATTTQGGEWSYHRPEEEIALGPACWLWDYLRRSGQGGFFLPLSGGVDSSSTAIIVYSMCRLVVEAVAGGDRQVRDDCRKILADPDYLPTDAGDLCGRLLFTCYMGTENSSQETRRRASTLAAQIRSHHLDIGIDTAVSALLGVFRLATGQTPRFRTDGGCPRQNLALQNIQARTRMVLAYLFAQLMLWVRGRPGGLLVLGSANVDEALRGYMTKYDCSSADVNPIGGISKVDLRRFLAYAQREFSLPVVAEIVQAPPTAELEPLVDGAIAQTDEQDMGLTYAELGEFGRLRKQAFCGPFSMFCKLAAAGGRDPAEIADKVKHFFRCYAINRHKMTVLTPSYHAESYSPDDNRFDHRPFLYRANWTWQFRAIDAELEQLARHHHLHHTPPNGSTAVPPPLPPPSRPADEHDSSPHDPSPTTGTGDHHGTLFFAGPHTGSANNTTTTTMSGAASAHHLYLPGDGQLTVAAGLPKSQSSGGYSRMHSSVMGKIKDRTGVPV; encoded by the exons ATGGGACACACCGTGCGGGTGGCCGTCGCCACCCTCAACCAGTGGGCCATGGACTTCCAGGGTAACCTCGAGCGCATCCTGCGTTCCATCGAAATCGCCGTCGCGGGCGGCGCCACCTACCGCACCGGACCGGAGCTGGAAGTAAG TGGGTACAGCTGCGAGGACCACTTCCACGAGCCGGACACGTACCTGCACTGCTGGGAGGTGCTGCTGGAGCTGATGCGGGCGCCGGCCGCGCAGAACATGCTGATCGACGTCGGGATGCCGGTGCAGCACCGGAACGTGGCGTACAACTGCCGGGTGGCGTTCTACAACGAGCGTATCGTGCTGGTGCGCCCGAAGATGATTATGTGCGACGATGGCAACTACCGGGAGACGCGCTGGTTCTCGCCCTGGACGAAGGAGCGCCAGACGGAGGAGCTGCAGCTGCCGCGCTTCGTGGCGCTGGCGCTCGGCCAGGAGACGGTCCCGATCGGTGACGCGGTGATCGCGACACGGGACACCTGCCTCGGCTACGAGATCTGCGAGGAGCTGTGGAACCCGCGCAGCAAGCACATCGACATGTCGCTCGCCGGCGTCGAGATCATCGTGAACGGTTCGGGCAGCTATATGCAGCTGCGCAAGGCGCACATCACCACCGACCTGATCCGGAACGCCAGCTACAAGGCGGGCGGGGCGTACCTGTTCTCCAACCTGCGCGGTTGCGACGGCCAGCGCGTTTACTTCAACGGCTGCTCGGCGGTCGCACTGAACGGACAGGTCGTGGCCCGCGGCCGCCAGTTCGCCCTCGGCGAGGTCGAGGTGACGGTGGCCGCCTTCGACCTTCAGGACATCCGCGCCTACCGGGGAGCGCTCCGTTCGCGCAGCTCCCTCGCCGCCTCCACCCCGACGTATCCGCGCATCCAGCTGCCGATCGAGCTGGCCGGACTGGCGGCTAACTGGCACACGACCCCCGCCGGCGAACCTCAGGCCACCACAACCCAGGGCGGCGAATGGAGCTACCATAGGCCGGAGGAGGAGATAGCGCTCGGACCGGCCTGCTGGCTGTGGGACTACCTGCGGCGGTCGGGGCAGGGGGGCTTCTTCCTGCCACTAAGCGGTGGCGTCGACTCCAGCAGCACCGCCATCATCGTGTACTCGATGTGCCGACTGGTGGTGGAGGCGGTCGCGGGTGGCGACCGACAGGTGCGCGACGACTGCCGCAAGATCCTCGCCGACCCGGACTACCTCCCCACCGACGCCGGCGACCTGTGCGGCCGGCTGCTCTTCACCTGCTACATGGGCACGGAGAACTCGAGCCAGGAGACGCGCCGCCGGGCGTCGACGCTGGCGGCGCAGATCCGCAGCCACCATCTGGACATCGGCATCGATACGGCCGTGTCGGCGCTGCTCGGCGTGTTCCGGCTGGCGACGGGCCAGACGCCGCGCTTCCGCACCGACGGTGGCTGCCCGCGCCAGAACCTCGCCCTGCAGAACATCCAGGCCCGGACGCGCATGGTGCTGGCGTACCTGTTCGCGCAGCTGATGCTGTGGGTGCGGGGCCGCCCCGGCGGCCTGCTCGTGCTCGGCTCGGCCAACGTCGACGAGGCGCTGCGCGGCTACATGACCAAGTACGACTGCTCGTCCGCCGACGTCAACCCGATCGGCGGCATCTCGAAGGTGGACCTGCGCCGCTTCCTAGCCTACGCCCAGCGCGAGTTCTCGCTGCCGGTCGTGGCCGAGATCGTACAGGCGCCCCCGACGGCCGAGCTGGAGCCGCTCGTGGACGGTGCGATCGCACAAACCGACGAGCAGGACATGGGCCTCACGTACGCCGAGCTCGGCGAGTTCGGGCGCCTCCGCAAGCAGGCGTTCTGCGGCCCGTTCAGCATGTTCTGCAAGCTGGCGGCGGCCGGTGGCCGCGACCCGGCCGAGATCGCCGACAAGGTGAAGCACTTCTTCCGCTGCTACGCCATCAACCGCCACAAGATGACCGTGCTGACGCCCTCCTACCACGCCGAATCGTACAGCCCGGACGACAACCGCTTCGACCATCGCCCGTTCCTGTACCGCGCCAACTGGACCTGGCAGTTCCGCGCGATCGACGCCGAGCTCGAGCAGCTAgcccgccaccaccacctccaccacacGCCACCGAATGGCAGCACCGCCGTGCCGCCCCCATTGCCGCCACCAAGCCGGCCGGCGGACGAGCACGACTCGTCGCCGCACGACCCTTCACCGACCACCGGCACCGGTGACCACCACGGGACGCTCTTCTTCGCCGGACCGCACACCGGGAGCGCCAAcaacacaaccaccaccacgatgAGCGGCGCGGCCAGCGCACACCACCTCTACCTACCCGGTGACGGCCAGCTCACGGTGGCGGCCGGCCTCCCCAAGTCCCAGAGCAGCGGCGGCTACAGCCGGATGCACTCGAGCGTGATGGGCAAAATCAAGGACCGCACCGGCGTCCCGGtctaa